GCCACAAAAGATGCCGTAGAGAGAAGTGTGTTTTCTGTTGTAAAAGGACTACTTAAAACAGATGGCGTCCCTGGTCTGTATAGAGGGTTTGGCACAGTTATCACTGGTGCTATTCCTGCCAGAATAATTTTCCTCTCCACTCTAGAGACCACAAAGGTGGCTGCTTTCAGAATGCTTGAACCGTTTCGACTATCTGAAACTACCCAAGCTGCCATTGCAAATGGAGTTGCAGGCATGACATCATCGATTTTTGCTCAATCTGTGTTTGTACCAATTGATGTGGTATGATAATCCAATTTGCGTAACCTTGAGATTTACTGTGTGTTTATATCGTTGAACTCAAAATACTTTGTTTTGGACTAACTCAGCCATTCTATATGTATAATATGCACATGATGATGATACATTCAAATGCATCTTTTCTGCTATTAAACATGCTCTTTCGGCAGCTCAACAATCCATTACACATTTTGGCAAGTTGGGAACTCTTTAGTTTACTAATTTTCTATCATGTCTGATTCaattgaatcaattcaaaataagTGTTTCTTGTTCTCATTTTTGtttaagattttgaaagtaATATTATTGAATTCACAGCGTAGGACACAAAATGCAAAGTTTGTTCTTTAAAGctcagatttttttttgaatgaagTATGGAAAGCTATGTTTTGCAGTGATGTGTTAGTCTTCCTACCTATGGTGTATTCCATTGTATAATGATGTGACATCTTATAAATCGAAAactttttagtttatttgtgctataaatatattttgtctgTGATGGTTTTCTACTGGTGCTTCTTTTAAAGCATTCTGATGGCTGATTCTCTGAAACATACAGAaagctattttttattttttccctttcttttgtGGTAAAGAAGTTCCTTATTTATTAGTTTGGTCTCATTTCTTTTCTTGatgattttttcttcttttacatcATTGGATAATTCTAATATCTAATTCACATTGAATGATATTAAGGTTAGCCAAAAGTTGATGGTGCAAGGATACTCAGGCCATGCCCAGTACAGCGGGGGTTTGGATGTTGCTCGCAAGGTTTTAAGATCTGATGGCATACGGGGATTGTATAGAGGGTTTGGTCTGTCTGTTATGACTTATTCACCTTCTAGTGCAGTATGGTGGGCAAGTTATGGTTCAAGCCAACGGGTCATTTGGAGGTAAGATATGATAATATGTCTTAGAACTGAATCTTTGTTGCATTAccttttaagttatttttatattgtatcaATTGACAAAtgataagaaaatttattatctCTATGCACGAGTTTCAAACATAGCTTATAGGTATGTCTTCCATTATGGAAGCCTATTGTGTTCCTAGGACATGTGGAAATGGAAAAAAGCGCTGTCATTGTGTACTATTGAAATCtgataaatattttcaagtCCAATGTGAGCTTGGTCAGATAACGTAACATTCAGTTTGTAATCATGGAATTACACCAATTGAAGTGTATGATGCTGTAATTGCATCTGCCATTCTGCAGGCTGACAGCAAAATTATATTAAGTCAGGAAAGGTAGATTTTCTTCTTGGCTGAGAAACCCTGCCAAAAGAATAGCAGTCTCTGCTGTAGACTTCTGATTCACTATTGTTTATCGTGGTgacttttgtaaataatatgGTAATGCACTTTTAGTACACGTGCTTgctatattattttcatttctgtTATCAGGAAAACTTTCTATATTAAAAACAGTTAGCACCTGGTTGCATGAACAGGTTCCTGGGTCATGATACCAAATATGATGAACACACTCCTAGTCTGCAGAAAATAATGTTGGTTCAGGCTATGGGAGGGATTATTGCTGGTGCATCTTCATCCTGCATAACAACCCCATTGGATACTATCAAGACACGATTACAGGTTTGCATAATTTCATTGAACCGGATGATTTCTGTTTTTTAGTTCATTGTTTTCTGTGATCACTGATCACTAAAATCCTCCACAGCAGGTTTTTCTCTTGTTGTATAGTTCTGTTCATCAATCTTTTCTTTGCTCTCATCATCTTCTGTTTATGTGCATAGCATCTTCTCTTTAGATTGTAAAGATTAAGAGAGATAATAATATACTTATTGCTTCAGAGTATACACAGAATTAGCTCATTGAACTATTCTGGTGAATGGTATATTGCACCCTCATTCTCCAAAGAAGACTAAAAAggagaataaaataatgaaacgaACATATCATGAACATAGTGTTTTCATTTAACTtacaaaagtattttttattccAATTACCACctatttaaatttttctgaGTGGCTAGTTCTGCACTCCAGGTAATGGgtcatgaaaataaaatgtctATAAAACAAGTTGCTAAAGATTTAATCAACGAAGATGGTTGGAAAGGCTTTTATAGAGGGTTTGGCCCAAGATTCTTTAGCATGTCAGCGTGGGGCACTTCAATGATATTGACTTATGAGTATCTGAGTAAGAAACTCTTCCTCTCTGgttattacattttatttatgtatatgtgcacttattttttatgtgtattatctttttgtgttttctggTTTAGTGCAAGCAAATATTGGAATAATTTTTCAACTTAAGCTTTGGTATAATGAAGGGTTTAATTAATGACATCTAATGTCATTGTCCTAGTGCTTATATTTAGATCCCCTCCCACTGTTCTTTTACTTCCAATGTTGCACTTGAGAAAGCAACTGAAACGAAACTGAACCTAAAAGCAGTTACTGTAGAAAGGATAAAATTTAGTTACAGTAGAATGTTCTTTATTCTTCAAATTGTGGAAGAACAATATATTTGAGGAAGTAAATTTGGAGGGAGCATAAGAAATCCCCCGTTAattgaagaaaatagaaaagaaaacagtGGGCTAGAGTAGCTAAAGCATGCATCATACTGCAAAGCTGTccaatattttttcatatcaGCAATAGGAATTCCTTCCTTTTGAATAACATGAACAAATAACAAAAGAGAGGACATTAACACAATCCTATCTAAGAACATTGGCAGGGAAGAAAGAGAGACATATTTAGAGTCACATGCATTCCCTTTCTATCAAAATGCCCATATATCATAGAACAACCAAACTTTAGCCTACCAGGTGGTCACCCGTGTGGATAAGTTTACATCATTGAGTTCTCCTAAAAAACCTAacttttattaaagtaatatagtTAAAAAAGTTCTTTTAATGTTTCACCTAATGTTTATTAAGATATTTCCTTTGCTCTTTTTATTGAACTGTATTCTTTGTGATAAACACTTTTCGGTATAGAGCCTTTTTTAGTATTCCTTTAATGTAGCCAAAGGTTTGGTCATCACGCTTCTTATTACATATGCCAATTAATAACTACTTTGGCTTTTATAAATGATCTGTTTACATGTTCTTGAGAAGCTATCTGTTATAAGTTTCTCTAACAAAGGGAAATCATACATAGTTCTGTTTGTTGGAATATTCCCCGAAGTTCCCAGTGAAAGCTCTTCAACATGTCATCCCTGTTGGCCTTATAGAAAATAGTTCACAAATTGTTTAGCTGTGACACAACACAATCTATGTCAACAAACTAATTTGATCTTCCGATTGCAtgcatttttcttttgatttcctTTCTCATGCTTGTTTTATTTGCATATTTATTGAAtaagttacttttttttctgttgCTGCAGCATCTATTGTGAAGTTATTGGTTATCGAGTTTGGAACAAATAGGCTAAACTATGAATCCTCATTTATCATTGTATTTGTTTTCTGTATCCATATATAGCTAACCTAAAAGcatttcaactttttctttgtGCAGAACGCGTCTGCGCAAAAGATGAATAGATGCAGTTTATCTGAAAGCTTGTATTTTACTGATTGATTAACCAAGATTAGGATGATGATGTTGGCTAAGCACACAATAGCTTAATAACCCTGCACGGCTACTTCTTCAGCATTGGAGTGACTGTTCAACATTTATCAGTCTGACTCGAGAGTTAAACTTTTGCAGTAAACCTATGCTAACGATTACTCATCATACACCTGCTGgctataaatatagaaaaattccCAGTAGACAATGAATTGTATCAttctttttattagttatattgGATTTGGGGTATTTTTTACAGTATTGGCTTGGGTACTGTATTATGGAAGGGAAGGAAATAGATTGCAATTAGATGTATTGTAAAGAAATGTGAAATAAATTTGAACTATTAAATCTTATTGAACCATCTTTCAATATGTTTATTTGAAACAAATCTCCACtctgaagaaaaataaattctcCATCACCAGTCCTTCTATTTGtcatttgtttcattttatgCTAAATCTTcttcatacataaattaaatagcTATATTGAATAGTTTTTGTAATTCTTATTCAAGagcatttttttaaaatgattactTTACTACTAACTTTTATCCATTTTAATTCATAGCTTTTCTtttcgtttttaaattaaactttaatatttcaCAGAAATTGTTAATAGTATAAATTGttgaatattttttcataatataatttatgtctgtaaaatatttatttattaataatttaaattaaaaaatattatatatatatatatgtatgtatgtatttattctcaattataaatttgatataaaataaaatttataattatagtaCTAGGGTACTAGTTAATGAAAAGATCTTAAATAATGTTTGTATTCTTTATCCGAAAAATTGGTGTTTGACGTCTATAATTATGATAAGTAATACCATGCATTAGAAAAAGAgaactaaataatataaaattatgaatagtGGTTAAGAAGATAGaatgtaaaaacaaatgaaGACTCGCCCTTTCAAGaactattttttgaaatttttgttattattagtttatatattgtaatgttaaaataatataataagcaACAATTATTATAATCGACATATACTCTTTTTACTCGGAAATGTGTAAAATTGATGACTAATTCACACTTTTAATAAAGTTGGttaattagttaataatattaaattattattttgttttaaaaaattctcTAAGTAGGtaagtatgaaaaaaaaaaataatactagtacagttttaattcttaaaattaaattttttatttctgaagtttttgtaagagaaaaaataatttataatatttattatttatgaatcaAGAAAGTAACTagtcttttaataaaaaaattatcaatatagaagacaataaaagaagaatttcataaaaaaaaagactagaaaaattcaaaagaatacCTTAGCATGAGGAACAAAGGAAGAAGTATTATGAtttcttacatttattttattcattatttaaaaaaattaaattaagacaattggttaataatttatttcatttaatgctaattaaaaaacaatagtTGACATCAGCTGTCAGAAACTGAGTTAGCGAATTAAGATTCAATTGTAAATTGGATTACTCAACCTGTTTGTTTCATTGGACAGTGTCTGTCATTCTTATCTTTGTTCTTGTCTATCTGTAAATTCACACATTCAAATCGAAGTTCAACCCTGTAGTCCATGGCTGACACAGTGAAGGTGATAGAACAGTGTGAAGTTCGTCCTCCACCAGGTTCTGTTCCTTCAACCTCTATCCCTCTTACTTTCTTCGATCTTCCATGGCTATGTTGTCCACCTCTCAAACGTATCTTCTTCTTTAACTTCCCTTATTCCACCCAACATTTCCTCCAAACTCTCCTTCCAACTCTCAAGAACTCTCTTTCCCTCACTCTCCAACacttcttccctttctcttccAACCTTCTCTTCCCTCCAAAGCCAAACCAACCTCACATCCTCTACACACAATCTAATTCTCTCTCCTTCACAGTAGCTGAGTCATCAGCAGATTTCAACACCTTTGTCTCTGATTCCCCAAAAGATGTCACAGCTTTGCACCCTTTTGTTCCTGTCTTGCCCCCACCACAAACCTTAGAAGATGGCACCTTTTTGATCCCTCTCATGTCCATTCAGGTCACTGTTA
This sequence is a window from Vigna angularis cultivar LongXiaoDou No.4 chromosome 2, ASM1680809v1, whole genome shotgun sequence. Protein-coding genes within it:
- the LOC108329673 gene encoding uncharacterized protein LOC108329673 isoform X1; this translates as MAQSFGQTEINWDKLDKTRFYVVGAGLFTGVSVALYPISVVKTRLQVATKDAVERSVFSVVKGLLKTDGVPGLYRGFGTVITGAIPARIIFLSTLETTKVAAFRMLEPFRLSETTQAAIANGVAGMTSSIFAQSVFVPIDVVSQKLMVQGYSGHAQYSGGLDVARKVLRSDGIRGLYRGFGLSVMTYSPSSAVWWASYGSSQRVIWRFLGHDTKYDEHTPSLQKIMLVQAMGGIIAGASSSCITTPLDTIKTRLQVMGHENKMSIKQVAKDLINEDGWKGFYRGFGPRFFSMSAWGTSMILTYEYLKRVCAKDE
- the LOC108329673 gene encoding uncharacterized protein LOC108329673 isoform X2, with translation MAQSFGQTEINWDKLDKTRFYVVGAGLFTGVSVALYPISVVKTRLQVATKDAVERSVFSVVKGLLKTDGVPGLYRGFGTVITGAIPARIIFLSTLETTKVAAFRMLEPFRLSETTQAAIANGVAGMTSSIFAQSVFVPIDVVSQKLMVQGYSGHAQYSGGLDVARKVLRSDGIRGLYRGFGLSVMTYSPSSAVWWASYGSSQRVIWRFLGHDTKYDEHTPSLQKIMLVQAMGGIIAGASSSCITTPLDTIKTRLQNASAQKMNRCSLSESLYFTD